A genomic region of Haliotis asinina isolate JCU_RB_2024 chromosome 1, JCU_Hal_asi_v2, whole genome shotgun sequence contains the following coding sequences:
- the LOC137287235 gene encoding uncharacterized protein yields MEEKYVIAIAVCVPAVVVIITVVVVVAAVLIRRRRRVVRRRAQETRPKSSVSVEGVQQVRAPNIYRISRDDIVERSGKDDLELKGVTVSPTGQEVSAVCPPTPPVGGVQPPHLPPI; encoded by the exons ATGGAGGAGAAATATGTCATAGCCATAGCTGTGTGTGTGCCTGCAGTTGTGGTCATCATCACcgttgtcgtcgtcgtcgcGGCGGTGTTAATCAGACGTCGGAGAAGGGTTGTTC GCAGACGAGCGCAAGAAACAAGGCCAAAAAGCTCAGTTTCTGTTGAGGGCGTCCAGCAAGTTA GAGCTCCAAACATTTACCGAATCAGTCGCGATGACATCGTTGAGAGATCAG GGAAAGACGACCTGGAGCTTAAAGGCGTGACCGTGAGTCCGACAGGACAAGAAGTTTCAG CTGTGTGTCCCCCGACACCGCCCGTGGGTGGAGTTCAGCCGCCGCATCTCCCGCCCATATAA